TCTCCTGCCTTGTTGCGGCACATGATGCCGCGCTGGCTACACGCTTACGTGCAGGCCTGTGTCTGCAGCACAAAGCGTATAACAGAAGCGCCGCCTCCATACTTGGAGGCGGCGCCTGTAACTTTATACTTACCGTAGCGCGCGACTAACGAACAACGGTAATTGAACAACGAGTCTAGTACGCTTTGGCGAAGTATACGCGCTGCTTGCTTGGCTTGCCTGTCAGCATGTCCACGCCTTCCTCTTCCGGCGTATTTAAAGCGATGCAGCGGATCGTAGCCTTCGTTTCTTCCTTAATGCGCTCTTCTGTTTCCGGCGTGCCATCCCAATGCGCCAGCACAAAGCCGCCCTTGCTTTCCAGCACCTGCTTAAACTCCTCGTAAGAATCCACTTTGGTGGTGTGCTCCTCGCGGTAGTTCAGCGCTCTGTTGTAGATGTTTTCCTGTATCTCGTCGAGCAGGGCCGGGATGTAAGTGGCCAGGCTGTCGAATTGCTGGGCGCTTTTCTCCTTTGTGTCGCGGCGGGCGATTTCGGCAGTGCCGTTCTCCAGGTCGCGGGCACCGATGGCGATGCGCACCGGCACGCCTTTTAGCTCCCACTCGGCAAACTTATAACCAGGACGCTCGGTGTCGCGGTCGTCAAACTTCACGCTGATGCCTTTTGCCTCCAGCTCGCGCTTCAGGCCGTTCACCTTTTCGCTGATCTGCGCCAGCTGCTCCTCGCCTTTGTAGATTGGCACAATCACGACCTGAATCGGCGCCAGCTTTGGAGGCAGTACAAGTCCCTCGTCGTCAGAGTGCGCCATCACCAGGGCGCCCATCAAACGAGTGCTCACGCCCCACGAGGTTCCCCATACATGCTCCAGCCCGCCTTCTTTGGTGGCATACTTCACATCAAACGCTTTGGCAAAGTTCTGGCCTAGGAAGTGCGAGGTACCCGCCTGCAGTGCCTTGCCATCCTGCATCATGCCTTCGATGCAATACGTGTCCAGGGCACCGGCAAAGCGCTCACTCGGTGTCTTCACGCCACGGATAACCGGCAGCGCGATGTACTGCTCAGCAAAGGTGGCATATACTTCCATCATCTGCTTTGTCTCGGCAATGGCTTCCTCGGCGGTGGCGTGGGCCGTATGGCCTTCCTGCCACAGGAACTCTGCCGTACGCAGGAACAGGCGCGTGCGCATCTCCCAGCGCACCACGTTGGCCCACTGGTTTATGAGCAGGGGCAGGTCGCGGTAGCTTTGGATCCAGTTTTTGTAGGTGCTCCAGATAATGGCCTCAGAGGTTGGGCGCACAATCAGTTCCTCCTCCAGTTTCGCGTTTGGGTCCACGCGCAGTTTACCGGGGTTGTCCGGGTCGTTTTGCAGGCGGTAGTGAGTTACCACGGCGCACTCCTTGGCGAAGCCCTCGGCGTTCTGCTCCTCAGCCTCAAACAAGCTCTTGGGCACGAACAGCGGGAAGTACGCATTCTGGTGGCCGGTGGCCTTGAACATATCGTCCAGCACGCGCTGCATCTTCTCCCAGATAGCGAAGCCGTACGGTTTGATGACCATGCAGCCACGCACCGCTGAATTCTCAGCCAGCCCGGCTTTTTTCACCAGTTCGTTGTACCACAGAGAATAGTCTTCGCTTCTTTTAGGTAACCCTTTGCTCATCTTGCTCTAATATTTTACTTTATATACCTGTTTATTAATGCTTTTGGAACAGAATTTGCTCTTTAAGTACAAGAGATAAGGATATCGTTCCGTCCCAAAATTACGTTAATATATTATACTATGGATAAGGTTTTGCTCCTATGTGTGTGTATCTTTGATATAGTAGGTCAATTCCCTCCACAGATTTAAGCAGAAGGCAATGAAAAAATATACGATTTTTACCTTAGCCCCCGTGCTGGCCCTCCTGGCCGTTGGCTGCAGCAGCCCGGTTGCCATGCAGTCGACCGAGTACGATGACATGTACTACAGTTCAACTGATGAGACGGTGTACGTGGAGCCAGTAGCGCAGCAGCGTACTGAGCAGGCATACCAAAACAGTGCAAGCAGCAGCGAAACGCAGCAGGCCCTGGCCGACGGCGAAGTGCTGAACCCTGAATACTCAGATGATGCCATCACGCAGAACTACAACGGCGATGAGTATTACGACGGCCGTACCTATGACGAGCGTGATAACTGGTACCGCCCGAGTCACTCTTATGTAGACCCGTACTGGGGCATGGCGTA
Above is a window of Pontibacter akesuensis DNA encoding:
- the proS gene encoding proline--tRNA ligase; translated protein: MSKGLPKRSEDYSLWYNELVKKAGLAENSAVRGCMVIKPYGFAIWEKMQRVLDDMFKATGHQNAYFPLFVPKSLFEAEEQNAEGFAKECAVVTHYRLQNDPDNPGKLRVDPNAKLEEELIVRPTSEAIIWSTYKNWIQSYRDLPLLINQWANVVRWEMRTRLFLRTAEFLWQEGHTAHATAEEAIAETKQMMEVYATFAEQYIALPVIRGVKTPSERFAGALDTYCIEGMMQDGKALQAGTSHFLGQNFAKAFDVKYATKEGGLEHVWGTSWGVSTRLMGALVMAHSDDEGLVLPPKLAPIQVVIVPIYKGEEQLAQISEKVNGLKRELEAKGISVKFDDRDTERPGYKFAEWELKGVPVRIAIGARDLENGTAEIARRDTKEKSAQQFDSLATYIPALLDEIQENIYNRALNYREEHTTKVDSYEEFKQVLESKGGFVLAHWDGTPETEERIKEETKATIRCIALNTPEEEGVDMLTGKPSKQRVYFAKAY